The following coding sequences are from one Ficedula albicollis isolate OC2 chromosome 14, FicAlb1.5, whole genome shotgun sequence window:
- the GRAP gene encoding GRB2-related adapter protein, giving the protein MESVALYSFQATEKDELPFQKGDTLKILNMEDDQNWYKAELFGCEGFVPKNYIKVKPHPWYAGRISRQLAEERLLQRNHLGAFLIRDSESAPGEFSLSVSYGKHVQHFKVLRERNGKYFLWEEKFNSLNELVDFYRTTTIAKEQQLFLCDEDHTQEVKRPRFVQAQFDFSAHEGSQLPFLRGDIIEVLDCPDPNWWQGKIYGRVGLFPRSYVRPLRK; this is encoded by the exons ATGGAGTCGGTGGCCCTGTACAGCTTCCAGGCGACGGAGAAGGACGAGCTGCCCTTCCAGAAAGGGGACACCCTGAAG ATCCTCAACATGGAAGATGACCAGAACTGGTACAAGGCTGAGCTGTTCGGCTGCGAGGGCTTTGTCCCCAAAAACTACATCAAGGTCAAGCCACACCC GTGGTACGCGGGCAGGATCTCCcggcagctggcagaggagcgGCTGCTCCAGCGCAATCACCTGGGAGCCTTCCTGATCCGCGACAGCGAGAGCGCCCCGGGCGAGTTCTCCCTCTCCGTCAG CTACGGGAAGCACGTCCAGCACTTCAAGGTGCTCAGGGAGAGGAACGGCAAATATTTCCTCTGGGAGGAAAAGTTCAACTCCCTCAACGAGCTGGTGGATTTCTACAGGACCACCACCATcgccaaagagcagcagcttttcctgtgcGACGAGGACCACACCCAGGAG GTGAAGAGACCCCGATTCGTGCAAGCCCAGTTCGACTTCTCAGCCCACGAGGGCTCCCAGCTGCCCTTCCTGCGTGGGGACATCATTGAGGTCCTGGACTGCCCCGACCCCAACTGGTGGCAGGGGAAGATCTACGGCCGGGTGGGGCTCTTCCCCCGGAGCTACGTCCGGCCCCTCCGCAAGTGA